In a genomic window of Numenius arquata chromosome 5, bNumArq3.hap1.1, whole genome shotgun sequence:
- the KLF3 gene encoding Krueppel-like factor 3 encodes MLMFDPVPIKQEAMEPVSVSYPSNYMDHMKPNKYSVIYSTPSMLHNKFYSSPEGLSNGIQMEPVDLTVNKRSSPPSAGSSPSPLKFQTAHRRTSPGLTLSSPSSPLGKFTPSPPGVQPISMPITIPPVMAAALSRHGLRSPGILPVIQPVVVQPVPFMYAPHLQQPIMVSTVLADEMETPSSMQVPVIESYEKPALKKTIKVEPGTEPSKTDFYPEQMSPPMMTSLSPQQVMLQENHPSVIVQPGKRPLPVESPDTQRKRRIHRCDYEGCNKVYTKSSHLKAHRRTHTGEKPYKCTWEGCTWKFARSDELTRHFRKHTGIKPFQCPDCDRSFSRSDHLALHRKRHMLV; translated from the exons ATGCTGATGTTTGACCCGGTCCCTATCAAGCAAGAAGCCATGGAGCCTGTTTCAGTG TCATACCCATCCAATTACATGGACCACATGAAGCCAAACAAATACAGCGTCATTTATTCTACGCCAAGCATGTTGCACAACAAATTCTACTCCAGCCCCGAAGGACTATCGAACGGCATCCAGATGGAGCCCGTAGACCTCACGGTGAACAAGCGGAGCTCACCGCCTTCAGCTGGAAGTTCTCCTTCCCCCTTAAAATTTCAGACTGCCCACAGGAGGACCTCCCCTGGATTGACTCTCTCCTCGCCCAGCTCCCCCCTGGGCAAATTCACCCCGTCTCCCCCGGGAGTGCAGCCCATTTCCATGCCAATCACCATCCCACCGGTGATGGCCGCGGCCCTTTCCCGCCATGGACTGAGGAGCCCCGGCATCCTCCCAGTGATACAGCCCGTCGTGGTCCAGCCGGTTCCCTTCATGTACGCCCCCCACCTTCAGCAGCCCATCATGGTCTCCACCGTTCTGGCGGACGAGATGGAGACGCCCAGCAGCATGCAAG tgcCTGTCATCGAGTCTTACGAGAAGCCTGCCCTGAAGAAAACAATCAAAGTAGAGCCAGGAACCGAACCCTCGAAGACCGACTTCTATCCCGAGCAGATGTCACCGCCCATGATGACCTCGCTGTCCCCCCAGCAAGTCATGCTGCAAGA aaaTCACCCTTCGGTTATAGTTCAGCCAGGGAAGAGGCCGTTGCCCGTGGAATCCCCGGACACGCAGAGGAAACGCCGGATACATCGGTGCGACTACGAGGGCTGCAACAAAGTCTATACCAAGAGCTCCCACCTGAAAGCTCACAGAAGAACCCACACAG GCGAAAAACCCTACAAGTGCACGTGGGAGGGATGCACGTGGAAGTTTGCTCGTTCCGATGAACTGACGCGGCATTTCCGCAAGCACACGGGCATCAAACCCTTCCAGTGCCCAGACTGTGACCGCAGCTTTTCCCGCTCGGACCACCTCGCCCTCCACAGAAAACGCCACATGCTCGTCTGA
- the LOC141464471 gene encoding toll-like receptor 1, with the protein MGPLSNIQVFACVCTFLLWNNIQTSVENEFIANYSSRSLTNVPKTIPVHTQVLDLSHNRISGLSTLEFISLSDLQVLNLSHNLITELDFGVFFFNQDLEHLDFSHNNILKVYCQTLAYLRHLDLSFNKFTALPVCQEFRNMFRLEFLGLSATTLRRSDFRYIRGLQLRTVLLTLEGFSLYEPQSLTALDTRSLRLVFAANQNFSFSLLYDGMSASENLRIDNLRYTLSYEYFPSPPVTLLKKIKATALMLDTVDLQWPIILQLFLLIWYSPVERLTVRNLTFRGPLAVPGYEFLTLLSSLEQRISLGGSMKVLTLEHVRNKVYYFNQELLYRQFSEMTLASLTIYDASMPHMLCPNRTSSFQYLNFSHNALTDELFQNCGTLTDLKLLILQRNKFESLPKVSFMTSRMKSLKFLDVSSNLLSHDGADVQCRWAESLSELDLSSNQLTDAVFECLPVNVQKLDLQNNQITSVPKGMAELKSLRELNLASNRLADLPGCGGFTSLEFLNVEMNLILTPSADFFQSCPRVRELQGGRNPFKCSCELQDFVQLERRSGGKLFGWPGAYVCEYPEELRGRRLEDFHLAELACNTTLLLVTALLLTLVLVAVVAFLCIYLDVPWYVRMTWQWTQTKRRAWHNQPEEPEGVLQFHAFISYSERDALWVKNELMPNLEKGEGCVQLCQHERNFIPGKSIVENIINCIEKSYKSIFVLSPNFVQSEWCHYELYFAHHKLFSETSNSLILILLEPIPPYVIPARYHKLKALMAKRTYLEWPKERSKRALFWANLRAAINIKLPKSFEPNEELNDVTSTSGISEYVNN; encoded by the coding sequence ATGGGACCCCTTTCAAATATCCAGGTCTTTGCCTGTGTCTGTACGTTCCTGCTCTGGAATAATATCCAGACAAGTGTGGAAAATGAATTTATTGCAAATTATTCAAGCCGTTCGCTAACCAATGTTCCAAAAACCATTCCAGTCCATACTCAGGTATTAGATTTATCCCATAATAGGATCTCTGGACTTAGTACCTTGgagtttatttctctttctgaccTCCAAGTATTAAATCTTTCTCATAATCTAATTACAGAGCTCGACTTCGGtgtcttcttttttaatcaaGACTTAGAACACTTAGATTTCTCTCATAACAACATTTTGAAAGTTTACTGCCAAACTCTTGCGTACCTCAGGCATTTAGATCTCTCTTTCAATAAGTTCACTGCCCTGCCCGTCTGTCAGGAATTCAGGAACATGTTCCGTTTGGAGTTCCTGGGGTTGAGCGCCACGACGCTGCGACGCTCCGACTTCAGGTACATCAGGGGTTTGCAGCTGCGCACTGTCCTCCTGACCTTAGAAGGCTTTTCCCTGTACGAGCCTCAGAGCCTGACAGCCCTGGATACAAGGAGCCTCCGCCTTGTTTTCGCAGCAAACCAAAACTTCAGTTTTTCCCTCCTGTACGACGGAATGAGCGCTTCGGAAAACTTAAGAATCGATAATTTAAGGTATACCTTGAGCTATGAatatttcccctctcctcctgtaACGCTTCTGAAGAAGATCAAGGCAACAGCTCTGATGCTGGACACCGTGGACTTACAATGGCCTATCATTTTGCAACTTTTCCTGCTTATTTGGTATTCGCCTGTGGAACGTTTGACTGTGAGAAATTTGACTTTTCGGGGACCCCTGGCGGTGCCCGGATATGAATTTCTAACCTTATTAAGTTCTCTGGAGCAAAGAATCTCTCTGGGTGGCTCCATGAAAGTGCTGACTTTGGAGCACGTTCGTAACAAGGTTTATTATTTCAACCAGGAGCTTCTGTACCGGCAGTTTTCAGAGATGACTCTTGCCAGTTTGACGATATACGATGCGTCCATGCCCCACATGCTCTGCCCCAACAGAACAAGctcctttcagtatttaaatttttCTCACAACGCCCTGACGGATGAGTTGTTCCAGAACTGTGGCACTCTGACAGACCTGAAGTTACTTATTTTACAGAGGAATAAATTTGAGAGCCTTCCCAAGGTCAGCTTCATGACCAGCCGTATGAAATCGCTGAAATTCTTGGATGTCAGCAGCAACTTGCTGAGCCACGATGGAGCTGATGTGCAGTGCCGATGGGCTGAGTCTCTCTCAGAGCTGGACCTGTCCTCAAACCAGCTGACGGATGCCGTGTTTGAGTGCTTGCCAGTCAACGTCCAAAAGCTCGACCTGCAGAACAACCAGATCACCAGCGTCCCCAAGGGGATGGCCGAGCTGAAGTCCTTGAGAGAGCTGAACCTGGCGTCCAACAGGCTGGCTGACCTGCCGGGGTGCGGCGGCTTTACGTCCCTGGAGTTCCTGAACGTGGAGATGAATTTGATCCTCACCCCGTCGGCGGACTTCTTCCAGAGCTGCCCGCGGGTGAGGGAGCTGCAAGGCGGGCGCAACCCGTTCAAGTGCTCCTGTGAGCTGCAGGACTTTGTGCAGCTGGAGAGGCGGTCTGGGGGGAAGCTGTTTGGCTGGCCGGGGGCGTACGTGTGCGAGTACCCGGAGGAGTTGCGAGGAAGGCGTCTGGAGGACTTCCACCTGGCCGAGCTGGCCTGCAACACCACGCTCTTGCTGGTGACGGCTCTGCTGCTGACgctggtgctggtggctgtggtggcCTTTCTGTGCATCTACCTGGACGTGCCGTGGTACGTGCGGATGACGTGGCAGTGGACGCAGACGAAGCGGAGAGCTTGGCACAACCAGCCCGAGGAGCCTGAGGGGGTTCTGCAGTTCCACGCCTTCATTTCCTACAGCGAGCGTGACGCGCTGTGGGTGAAGAACGAGCTGATGCCCAACCTGGAGAAGGGGGAGGGCTGCGTACAACTGTGCCAGCACGAGAGGAACTTCATCCCCGGCAAGAGCATCGTGGAGAACATCATCAACTGCATCGAGAAGAGCTACAAGTCCATCTTTGTGTTGTCTCCCAACTTTGTGCAGAGCGAGTGGTGTCACTACGAGCTGTACTTTGCCCACCACAAACTCTTCAGTGAGACTTCCAACAGCTTAATCCTTATTTTGCTGGAGCCCATCCCTCCGTACGTGATCCCCGCCAGGTACCACAAGCTGAAGGCTCTGATGGCAAAGCGAACCTACCTGGAGTGGCCGAAGGAGAGGAGCAAGCGGGCCCTTTTCTGGGCCAACCTGCGGGCAGCTATTAACATTAAGCTGCCAAAATCCTTTGAACCAAATGAGGAGCTGAACGATGTTACTTCTACTAGTGGTATAAGTGAGTACGTGAATAACTGA